In Pseudomonas alcaliphila JAB1, a single window of DNA contains:
- a CDS encoding ABC transporter permease, with protein MTSQYLNSEFAANLVALRTIVHREIRRFVRIWPQTLLPPAITMVLYFVIFGNLIGRQIGDMGGFSYMEYIVPGLIMMSVITNSYGNVVSSFFGSKFQRNVEELLVSPVSPHTILIGFVVGGVLRGLAVGFIVTLLSLFFTHLQVHHLGVTVLVVLLTATIFSLGGFVNAVYARNFDDISIIPTFVLTPLTYLGGVFYSITLLPPFWQTVSLGNPILHMVNAFRYGILGVSDIRIGVAVGFMLLATAVLYTLCIRLLVSGRGMRQ; from the coding sequence ATGACTTCTCAGTACCTCAACAGCGAATTCGCCGCCAACCTGGTGGCCCTGCGTACCATCGTTCACCGCGAAATCCGCCGTTTCGTGCGCATCTGGCCGCAGACGCTGCTACCGCCAGCGATCACCATGGTCCTGTACTTCGTCATCTTCGGTAACCTGATCGGCCGGCAGATCGGCGACATGGGGGGCTTCAGCTACATGGAGTACATCGTGCCGGGGCTGATCATGATGTCGGTGATCACCAACAGCTACGGCAACGTGGTGTCGAGCTTCTTCGGCAGCAAGTTCCAGCGCAACGTCGAGGAGCTGCTGGTGTCGCCGGTGTCACCGCATACCATCCTCATCGGTTTCGTCGTCGGTGGCGTGCTGCGCGGGCTGGCGGTGGGCTTCATCGTCACGCTGCTGTCGTTGTTCTTCACCCACCTGCAGGTGCATCACCTGGGCGTGACCGTGCTGGTGGTGCTGCTGACGGCGACCATCTTCTCCCTCGGTGGCTTCGTCAACGCGGTGTATGCGCGCAACTTCGACGACATTTCGATCATCCCGACCTTCGTGCTGACGCCGCTGACCTACCTGGGCGGGGTGTTCTACTCCATCACCCTGTTGCCGCCGTTCTGGCAGACGGTGTCGCTGGGCAACCCCATCCTGCACATGGTCAACGCCTTCCGTTACGGCATTCTTGGGGTGTCCGACATCCGTATCGGCGTGGCAGTCGGCTTCATGCTGCTGGCCACCGCTGTGCTCTATACCCTGTGCATCCGTCTGCTGGTCAGCGGTCGTGGCATGCGTCAGTGA
- a CDS encoding transglutaminase family protein: protein MQTCLRPGRFIDSDHPAVVEFAERWRGASREPISQAVALYLAVRDEIRYNPYAFSLDAQTLKASHALASGESYCVPKANLLAACARHCGIPARIGLADVRNHLSTPRLLELLRSEVFAMHGYTELHLNGRWVKATPAFNEALCRVFKVAPLAFDGVRDSVFHPYNDKGERYMEYLHDHGQFEDLPEQLFFEHLRGCYPHLFETGALQLSGDMQREVSVID, encoded by the coding sequence ATGCAGACCTGTCTACGTCCCGGCCGCTTCATTGACAGTGACCATCCCGCGGTAGTCGAGTTCGCCGAACGTTGGCGTGGCGCCTCACGAGAACCGATCAGTCAGGCCGTGGCGCTATATCTCGCGGTACGTGACGAGATTCGTTACAACCCCTATGCCTTCAGTCTCGATGCGCAGACATTGAAGGCCAGCCATGCGCTGGCGAGCGGTGAGTCTTACTGCGTACCCAAGGCCAACCTGCTCGCTGCTTGCGCCCGGCATTGCGGCATTCCCGCGCGTATCGGCCTGGCCGATGTGCGCAATCACCTGTCCACGCCACGTCTGCTGGAGTTGCTGCGCAGCGAGGTGTTCGCCATGCATGGTTACACCGAACTCCATCTGAACGGGCGCTGGGTCAAGGCCACGCCGGCGTTCAACGAGGCGCTGTGCCGGGTATTCAAGGTGGCGCCGCTGGCGTTCGACGGCGTGCGTGACAGCGTCTTTCATCCCTATAACGACAAGGGCGAGCGCTACATGGAGTACCTGCATGACCACGGCCAGTTCGAGGATCTGCCCGAGCAATTGTTCTTCGAGCATCTGCGCGGCTGTTATCCGCACCTGTTCGAGACCGGTGCGCTGCAGCTCAGTGGCGATATGCAGCGAGAGGTCAGTGTTATCGACTGA
- a CDS encoding efflux RND transporter periplasmic adaptor subunit codes for MTVLLRALPWLCLGLFTTPALAAEGPMVEIVPVRQMEVRDELITFGSLRSDESVMIRPEVEGRLATLHFREGQAVTTGDLLVSLDDAITRAEFAQARANLDLAEKNHQRAQMLFQRGASNAQALDEAQSQQQAARASLALAQARLDKTQIKAPYDGVLGLRQASVGDYLSAGQNIVNLEVLDPLKVDFRIPQKAVAQVRLGQTVEITLDTYPDERFRGEIFAINPRLDEAGRSQAIRAHIGNDDRRLRPGQFVRVSVILEERPQALVIPEEAVMPQGDKLLVNLVVDDQVERREVVLGKRFDGLVEVREGLQGDETVISAGWQRVREGLSVRTKSGERQP; via the coding sequence ATGACCGTGTTGTTGCGTGCTCTTCCATGGCTGTGTCTGGGCTTGTTCACGACGCCTGCGCTGGCTGCCGAAGGGCCAATGGTCGAGATCGTGCCGGTACGGCAGATGGAGGTGCGTGACGAGCTGATCACCTTCGGTTCGCTGCGCTCCGACGAGTCGGTGATGATTCGCCCGGAAGTGGAGGGGCGCCTGGCGACTCTGCATTTTCGCGAAGGGCAGGCGGTGACGACCGGCGATCTGTTGGTCAGCCTTGACGATGCCATCACCCGCGCCGAATTCGCCCAGGCCCGCGCCAATCTTGACCTCGCGGAAAAGAACCATCAGCGCGCGCAGATGCTGTTCCAGCGCGGCGCCAGCAATGCCCAGGCGCTAGACGAGGCGCAGAGTCAGCAACAGGCCGCGCGCGCCAGCCTGGCACTGGCTCAGGCACGACTCGACAAGACCCAGATCAAGGCGCCCTACGATGGCGTGCTCGGCCTGCGCCAGGCCAGCGTCGGCGACTACCTCAGCGCGGGGCAGAACATCGTCAACCTGGAAGTGCTCGACCCGCTCAAGGTCGATTTCCGTATTCCGCAGAAGGCCGTGGCCCAGGTGCGTCTGGGGCAGACTGTGGAAATCACCCTCGATACTTATCCGGATGAACGCTTTCGCGGCGAGATCTTCGCCATCAACCCGCGCCTGGACGAAGCCGGGCGTAGCCAGGCGATCCGCGCGCATATCGGCAATGACGACCGTCGCTTACGCCCAGGCCAGTTCGTGCGGGTTTCGGTGATCCTAGAAGAGCGGCCGCAAGCGTTGGTGATTCCGGAAGAGGCGGTGATGCCGCAGGGCGACAAGCTGCTGGTCAACCTGGTGGTCGACGACCAGGTCGAGCGCCGCGAGGTGGTGCTGGGTAAGCGCTTCGACGGTCTGGTGGAAGTGCGTGAAGGATTGCAGGGCGACGAAACCGTCATCAGCGCCGGCTGGCAGCGTGTGCGTGAAGGCCTGAGCGTGCGCACCAAGAGCGGGGAGCGTCAGCCGTGA
- a CDS encoding ABC transporter ATP-binding protein has protein sequence MSSALTIRQLTKTYGNGFQALHGIDLDVAEGDFFALLGPNGAGKSTTIGVLSTLVNKSGGTVSVFGHDLDREPYALKRCLGVVPQEFNFNQFEKVFDIVVTQAGYYGIPRSIAKERAEQYLTELGLWDKRDVASRELSGGMKRRLMIARALVHQPRLLILDEPTAGVDIELRRSMWSFLTELNKQGTTIILTTHYLEEAEQLCRNIGIIDHGRIVELSSMKDLLKKLHVETFLFDLKDSYSSVPMLQGYPARLVDHHTLEVQVEKSQGLNALFQQLAQQQVEVLSLRNKSNRLEELFVSLVEKNLAKVAQ, from the coding sequence ATGAGCTCCGCCCTGACCATTCGCCAGTTGACCAAGACCTACGGAAACGGCTTCCAGGCCCTGCACGGCATCGATCTGGACGTCGCCGAAGGGGATTTCTTCGCCTTGCTCGGCCCCAACGGTGCCGGCAAATCCACCACCATCGGTGTGCTCTCCACGCTGGTGAACAAGAGTGGCGGCACGGTCAGCGTGTTCGGCCATGACCTCGACCGCGAGCCTTATGCGCTCAAGCGCTGCCTGGGCGTGGTGCCGCAGGAGTTCAACTTCAACCAATTCGAGAAGGTGTTCGACATCGTCGTCACCCAGGCCGGCTATTACGGTATTCCGCGCTCGATCGCCAAGGAGCGCGCCGAGCAGTACCTGACCGAACTCGGCCTGTGGGACAAGCGCGACGTGGCTTCACGCGAGCTGTCCGGTGGCATGAAGCGCCGCCTGATGATCGCCCGCGCCCTGGTGCATCAGCCGCGCCTGCTGATCCTCGACGAGCCGACTGCCGGGGTGGATATCGAGCTGCGCCGTTCGATGTGGAGCTTCCTCACCGAGCTGAACAAGCAGGGCACCACCATTATTCTGACCACCCACTACCTGGAAGAGGCCGAGCAGTTGTGCCGCAACATCGGCATCATCGACCACGGCCGTATCGTCGAGCTGAGCAGCATGAAGGATCTGTTGAAGAAACTGCACGTCGAGACCTTTCTCTTCGACCTCAAGGATTCCTACAGCTCAGTGCCGATGCTGCAGGGCTATCCGGCACGCCTGGTCGATCACCACACCCTGGAAGTGCAGGTGGAGAAGAGCCAGGGCCTCAATGCGCTGTTCCAGCAGCTGGCGCAGCAGCAGGTCGAGGTGCTCAGCCTGCGTAACAAGAGCAATCGCCTGGAGGAGCTGTTCGTCTCCCTGGTGGAAAAGAACCTGGCCAAGGTGGCGCAATGA